From the Lathyrus oleraceus cultivar Zhongwan6 chromosome 3, CAAS_Psat_ZW6_1.0, whole genome shotgun sequence genome, the window TTTATATAGACTAAGAGTTTACAAAGGTTGTTTATGGAGGctctgattcctcaacaccaagAACTCAACCAAGTATTCTATGATAGATGTATTCAAAGGAGAATTCTACCAAGTTTGACAGTTATAACTAACCAAGGGTCCTTTCGGAGGATTGATGGGTTATGCTCCATGGAGATTCATGTCGTGGCAATCTAAGAATGCTTTTGCAACCTTGTGACTTTCGGGAAAACAATGATTTTCCTTTAATCCTCTCACATATCAAAGAAAATGGTGTTTTTTCaatatgtttattattattatgagTTCAAGAATTCATTATTAACAAGTAAATGAtattttgcataacaaagaaaacAGAGAAAAACACGAATGACAATAATTAATAGGAAAATTTTGTATTTATTCATAGAATGAGAACACACAAATGGTGTAGCTCCATATGGAATGTTACAAATAGAGAATGGCATTGTGAAGGGGAATTACATTGACTCACaattgtcgcatctcgaaaaatatgatcattttttaaatcAAAGCCAACCATTTCTCAAATGGGAGCctcgtgtgtgtgtgtgtgtgcgcgcgcgtAGGGGATTTGGATTCCTTTTATTTTTGCAAAAAAAATCAAATGGATAACCGTAGATATTTTCTTTTGCTAGTTGTCCGCCTCATAACTGCCACCAAATTAAATGTATGGAAGGAGAGATATTTTTATTGATTTTtctaattttatttatttaagtATTCAATTCATTCTTGATTTTTGATTGGTCAATAAATAAATACATAGATAGTAAATTTGGGTCATTGATTAATTTTAATCAATGATCTAGATTAAATCAAAGAAGCACATCTGATTAAAAATGACAAATTTGTCTCTTCTAGAAGTTGTATTAATTGAAATGAGATCAAATCAATTCAAATAACTAAAATTCACACCTTCTTaaataaatatgataaaaataaaatcaaagggTGGAAAATTCTTATTTAATTATTTCTGACAAtttgacaaaaataaaaaataaaatgactgaATATGAATAAAAATCGAGCATAAAAGTGtctgaaaaattaaaatgaatgcaccaaaatgatcagcgcGAAATAAACTTCTGGAAAATAAacaggttttgatcaaatttttaaGTAAAAAATACCCGGTTGAAAAGACTCAAGCTGATCAAAATGCGACCGAAAAATGAGTCAAAAAAATAAAGTGAGCACACCAGATTAAACTTTGCAAACCTTAGATCAATGAAATTGACGTCTGCAAGCCCGATCTTTAAGTTTCTCGTCCGCTAATTTTATGTACATTTAAGAAACGACTCAACATGTCTGTTTGTAGATCCAAAAATTTATTCAGGTTGACATTTTAGGCCCTGTGCATGATGAAAGATATGTTATGTTATACAGATGATGCAAAGTACAAATAAAATCAAATTCATGCAAGTTTTAAAATAcctggacaaaattggggtatggCGGTTGtccctatttaattaacttgaaccAGAAGGTATGGATGACAACGGTCTTTGTACATTTATGGTGGAcgataattaaatacgaaaagactCTGAATTTTGTCCTTCGAGATGCAGAGATGAAATATAGGGAGATATGCAACGAAATAGGAAAAGAGTTTATTGGCAAAGCTCTGTAGGGAAAAAGTTCATAAGAGActtttagggtaacctctgcttggggagcaaaAATAGCAAAGACGATGGGGAACATCATTATCAACACAAAGTTGAAGAATGCCTTGTTAGGAAATAATTTCACGAGCACATGCGTGGTAAGAGCTCACTTAGAGAAGTATCACTAACTTGAGTAAGGACTGACCTGGATACTTACGATTGACCTTGGATCCTAATTTATATCATGTATGTTATGATGTTCTGTATGGTATTCCACTTTGGATGGAAGTACCATGCATGGAATGATGGATGAAGATGCATGTATAGATGCAGTTATTGGGGATTTTGTATatgcatgtaggaatgcgaataATTTTGTTCATTATTGATGAAGCTTTTGGTATCTTCTAGCTCATTTATGGCATCCTCTAGGCCATCTCCCAAATAGGTCACCATCATCTCCAATGCTTTAGATCTGGTCATTTTATAATGGTCTAATAATCTTCCTCTGATTGAAAGATATAGCATAGATGACACATTTGTCATACTCTAAAATTTCCCTCAGAATTTTTAGTCATTTCGTTAACTCATTTACATCACATTGCATTGCATTCTTGGGCATGACTCACTAAtgtcaacaaaagtcaaccaaaagtcaattTTTGATCCAATTGATCAATTTAGTTGTGTTCTTAAGCATCATGTTATGATGGTTAATTTCATTCATCATATCACATTATTTATTAGTATATTCGACTCAACTAAAAAAATTACTCTATCTATCTCAAAATAAGTGTCATAGTTGACACTTTCACTCAActagacaaacataataaataaaagaGAGAATAATGATTTACTAGattatctttattatttattGGTATATTCGAATTAACATTAATGcaaaataagaaaataataaattaaaaatattaataaaaattaaaattatattgATAGATTAAAGTGACAAgtatttttgaaataaataatttttgTAAATACGACACTTATTTTAGAACGAGAAAGTATTATTTTATATGTTATTTTACAATATcaattaaatattaattttgtttttatattATACCTCTAATTATTTATCACTCAATTTTTTCTCTAATTCTAATAATTTCCTTTACACATAACGGATGGAGTATGTGATGTGATTCTATATCTTTAAACGCAGTATACACATAATAAAATGATTAATAGACAACCCTTTGAGAAGAAACTGGTCCAAACCAAATTATAAAAACATGATACAATAATTGATGCGATACAAATTCAAAACCCAAAATTCTCACAATGAGTCATAGCATGATCCTTTCTAAATACAATTAAAGAATAATAAGTTTGTTTGTGAGCACCATAGCATCATCATTCAAATGGAGCGATCAAGTTGCACATTACAAGCTGCAAAAACAAGAGATTAATTAACAAAAGAAATAATTAATGATATTATAAGATTGATTTGATCGTTAATATGGAAAATCTAAGAAGTGAATTACATCATAACCCTAATGTTTTATGTTTCTAATGATTTTTGTAATTAATCATGAATAGACATTGTACCTGTCACAATTCATATCGACCCGAAAATTGAAGGGCAATTGAATTCCACAACCCGCAGGGATGATTGAAAAAGCTGTATGATTGAGGTTAGGGGTTTTGACAGCAGCATCTTGAATGCAATGGCAAGCAGTAACGTAATCTTGATGAGAATTGATGAGATTGTTTTTTAGGTTCATAGCTTCGAAACAACAATCTTGTGAGACACATTCTCCACCATGTCTTGCGTAGGAATCGCATGCATCTAAAACAGGTTTCAAGTCACAGCAAGTTAATACAGCCATAGATAGAAATGGAGCACACAATGCTATGCATATTATGAGTGCAATGGAATTGCATTTGATCGCATTTTTGCTGGCCATCGTGAAAAAGGTCTTGATGATGATGACGATGGCTAGCAAAATTGATTAATTGAAGAATGGTTTGGTTTGGATTGGAATGGATTAACTCAGGTCTTTGGGAAATTTTGAAGAGATTTTTATACTTTgtgtttttctatttttgttcATGAAAATCGATAAACCTTAGATATTGGTGGTTAATATAACTCATTAGGTGTTTCTTTTGTCTATTGTTGGAAGTGTGACAAAAATATATAAATGCTAATATAGCTCAACTAGATCTCAATAGATTGATATACAACTCATAATAGAAATAAAATAACCTAAACAAAATATTCAGAGGTCGTTTACATTATGTAAATTAGATAGAAAAATTATCAAACACTAAGAAGActaataacaataaaaaaaattataaatatgACATGACTAATaacaatattttttttttataaatatgaCATTTCAAGAGGTTAAGAATTCCAAATCGAATAATATATGACTTGAATAGTATAAGTGGGACAATTATTATCCTAGAAGTTTTAACCACATTTCTTAAGATGATATGAAGAGCTTCGTTTAAGATCATGTGGGCCAACTGCTATCAGGTTTCTGCTATCGGGTCGTCCACCATTTATTTTCATGCTCCAGATATCCAGTCTTGGGCGTGCGAGAGTGTGTTAAGAGTCTCACATCAGACAATATATGACTTAAATATGTCCTTATAAATGGAGACAATCTTTATCTTACAAACTGATTTTATAGAAATGAGTTAGATCCAACCACGTTTCTTAACTGAAATTTTAATAAAAACAACCTCTCTCAGAAGTATGAATATTATGTGATCTAGTCTAACTAAACTATTTCACTATAAAAATAATGGATAATTCTTACTAGCATTACTAGAgattaaaaaaatcaaaatcatcaTAAAAATGATGAAAACGGTTCCAGACTATGCAAATGGTCCAACAAGAATACCTAACGGAAAAAGTTCAATCCAGAACCTCACATGAATAAcgataaatatatatatatacatcaCTAGAAAACCTCACACCAGATCCAAACCGCTTGCTTATTATCATCCATCGAAATCAATCAGATAATCTCCCGTATTCTGTGTCGCACTAATTAAGAGTTGTTTTAACCACTCATCATATATAAGCTCGTTCATGCATCATGACGGGTATTTTTTTATTCATTCTTGTAAATTGTATCTCTCCGACCTCACTGATTTAGGCGTTGGAGTGTCAATCTtgcacacacacacaccaaaTATGTCATACTGCACACCAGCATCGCCCAATCGAAATAGCTCATATTTGCACGGCATCAATCTTCTACTCCACGTCGAAATAATGATGTCATTTGTGAGTCGTCTTTTGATTCTCATGAGTTTTTATGTAAAATTTGTCAAATCCTTTATGTTGCACCGTCATAACTATTTTATCGTTTCACTActataaattatatattttatGACAAATTTTTCACCTCACCCAATAAAAAACCGAGGTATAATTCTAGGATGTgtcatgttttattttatttattttttaaatatcaTATATTCTCTCGGTTTTTGAATATAACCGAGGTGAAAACTAATTCCGGACATGCTTCAAATCCTATCAAATGcatattatatttttatttctttagAAGTTGTATATTCCTtgtccttattttaatgatgtcaaacctttttagttgctcataatgtgtgctttggacggtgtcatcatatcatagaatgcattcatcctccaacatgctcaaagtataagtGAAATGAGTTCATGCATATATGAGCATTTCATAGATGTGAGTAATGCACTTGATCATCATTGGTACCTTAGGTTCataagaaaatggtttgaattgaccaaaatatcaaaaactcatttttgacagCTTAAGAATTTTGAGTTGACTCATGACTTGGAGCataactctcgggtctgaacagatcaagtcatgagtcgactcatgacttggagtagtagaaccgtgagtcgactcatgacttggagcgtaactctcgggtctgaacaggtcgagtcatgagtcgactcaactCTGGAAAAACCTGTTTAAGTtgactcatcccctgtttgagtcgactcattggctgtttcatttgaaccatgttgtcacgggtctgaacaggtcgagtcatgagtcgactcaactCTGAAAAAACCCTGTTTCATTTTAGTGGTTTTTGCCTCGGGTTTGAACAAGTTAAGTGACATGTGTGAACAGGTCGACTGGTCGTTGTTGGCACTCAATTTTTTGTTGTGCATTTTTGCAAAATTATTATGTTATGTATGTTACTTTGTtcatgcatcatataaatattctagaTTCTCCCtcttcaaaacaaacaagaaaagtgaaagatatacaccaaagtgttcttcatcttcattcttcattgcatttctcaacaactacacataacaatttttgttgatcattgtacattgttgtggtgataacgtccaaataggattgtgtaatcttagtttgggttAAGGCTTTGTGcgggtttttcttgaataaaaccattggggttttgtcctccaagaatttgGGGTTTTTTCACTAACctttgcttcatagattcagccgagtgaaaggtttgaagaacggtgggttcgTTCACACAAGTAGCGTtaaccggaggattgtgaagaaagcttagggttcaagcgtCTTGCGATTAAAGTCAGCCGAGCTAGAATTTTGGAGAacgtggagttcttgcaataaggtagctacaaccGAAGGTTTCACGCAGATCCGATCGAAATCAGTCGAGCTAAAATTTTGGAGAACatggagttcttgcaataagcTAGCTACAACCGGAGGTTTGTTCGGagcgcttgaaggacttggttcaactcgaatcaaggggagagaagtgAATAAGA encodes:
- the LOC127127325 gene encoding non-specific lipid-transfer protein 1, which gives rise to MASKNAIKCNSIALIICIALCAPFLSMAVLTCCDLKPVLDACDSYARHGGECVSQDCCFEAMNLKNNLINSHQDYVTACHCIQDAAVKTPNLNHTAFSIIPAGCGIQLPFNFRVDMNCDSL